A single genomic interval of Spinacia oleracea cultivar Varoflay chromosome 6, BTI_SOV_V1, whole genome shotgun sequence harbors:
- the LOC110781746 gene encoding uncharacterized protein isoform X1, protein MFKERKSIMEGLIKGLVDVAIGHHDRRNDDDDNNNNNNNSEAIEERSRSSWAQVVSGERDNDQTDQHNSYAAENSEFRKSRPHQTTQENYQQDEHQERPSYNRNEENEQEENADGWQPAHKKHQKRPQKIHMEHWGSYKCPANEQQYSQEVNYDGEMDPSENELSDYRRACARLWELDLNRLTPGNDYELDVGEGKRVHDREDMAEASLFSWVSEDVLRKPTFSRFCALLDNYNPHEGYKEKVTEEERREQAAFVEEISRTAPIKYLYKYLSSSGIFTENYQEFKRMLIDLWFTLYGRGGTSGCSSSFEHVFVGEIKSRGEQQVSGFHNWLQFYLEEAKGKADYQGYILPRRNRQFPDSETQLLTVQFEWNGILKSLSSMFVGVSPEFELALYTLCFFAGGEENHIEVGPYPVNIKCYRLGNKIGSAFPIAQA, encoded by the exons ATGTTCAA agagagaaaatcaatAATGGAGGGTTTGATCAAGGGTCTCGTCGACGTTGCGATCGGCCACCATGATCGACGAAACGACGACGacgataacaacaacaacaacaacaattctgAAGCAATAGAAGAACGTTCTAGATCCAGCTGGGCGCAG GTTGTATCTGGGGAGCGGGATAACGATCAAACGGATCAACACAATTCTTATGCTGCTGAGAATTCCGAATTCCGTAAATCCAGACCTCACCag ACTACACAAGAGAATTATCAACAGGATGAACATCAAGAGAGGCCTAGTTATAACCGAAATGAAGAG AACGAACAAGAGGAAAACGCTGATGGTTGGCAACCTGCCCACAAGAAGCATCAGAAGCGGCCTCAAAAG ATTCATATGGAACATTGGGGTTCATATAAATGTCCAGCAAATGAGCAGCAATATTCACAGGAAGTCAACTATGATGGTGAAATGGACCCATCTGAAAATGAGCTTTCTGATTACAGAAGAGCTTGTGCAAGGCTATGGGAACTCGATTTAAACCGGTTGACACCTGGAAATGACTATGAACTTGATGTTGGTGAGGGAAAAAGGGTCCATGACAGGGAAGATATGGCAGAAGCCAGTCTCTTTTCATGGGTTAGTGAAGATGTTTTGAGGAAACCTACTTTTTCTCGTTTCTGTGCCTTGCTTGACAACTACAACCCACATGAAGGATATAAGGAAAAGGTAACAGAGGAAGAAAGACGGGAACAAGCCGCATTTGTTGAAGAGATTAGTAGAACTGCACCTATCAAGTACCTTTACAAGTATCTTTCAAGCAGTGGAATTTTCACTGAGAATTACCAGGAATTTAAGAGAATGCTAATAGATCTCTGGTTCACTCTTTATGGCCGAGGTGGTACTTCTGGATGCTCATCTTCTTttgaacatgtctttgttggaGAAATCAAGTCGCGTGGAGAACAACAAGTTTCAGGCTTTCACAACTGGCTTCAG TTTTACCTTGAGGAAGCAAAGGGCAAAGCAGATTATCAAGGTTATATCTTGCCTCGCAGAAACAGGCAATTT CCTGATTCCGAGACACAGTTGCTCACAGTTCAGTTTGAGTGGAATGGAATCCTCAAATCTCTGTCAAGCATGTTTGTAGGAGTAAGCCCGGAGTTTGAACTAGCCCTGTACACATTGTGCTTCTTTGCAGGAGGAGAGGAAAACCACATAGAGGTGGGTCCATACCCGGTTAATATCAAGTGTTATCGTCTAGGAAACAAAATTGGTTCTGCATTTCCTATAGCTCAggcctga
- the LOC110781746 gene encoding uncharacterized protein isoform X2 — protein MEGLIKGLVDVAIGHHDRRNDDDDNNNNNNNSEAIEERSRSSWAQVVSGERDNDQTDQHNSYAAENSEFRKSRPHQTTQENYQQDEHQERPSYNRNEENEQEENADGWQPAHKKHQKRPQKIHMEHWGSYKCPANEQQYSQEVNYDGEMDPSENELSDYRRACARLWELDLNRLTPGNDYELDVGEGKRVHDREDMAEASLFSWVSEDVLRKPTFSRFCALLDNYNPHEGYKEKVTEEERREQAAFVEEISRTAPIKYLYKYLSSSGIFTENYQEFKRMLIDLWFTLYGRGGTSGCSSSFEHVFVGEIKSRGEQQVSGFHNWLQFYLEEAKGKADYQGYILPRRNRQFPDSETQLLTVQFEWNGILKSLSSMFVGVSPEFELALYTLCFFAGGEENHIEVGPYPVNIKCYRLGNKIGSAFPIAQA, from the exons ATGGAGGGTTTGATCAAGGGTCTCGTCGACGTTGCGATCGGCCACCATGATCGACGAAACGACGACGacgataacaacaacaacaacaacaattctgAAGCAATAGAAGAACGTTCTAGATCCAGCTGGGCGCAG GTTGTATCTGGGGAGCGGGATAACGATCAAACGGATCAACACAATTCTTATGCTGCTGAGAATTCCGAATTCCGTAAATCCAGACCTCACCag ACTACACAAGAGAATTATCAACAGGATGAACATCAAGAGAGGCCTAGTTATAACCGAAATGAAGAG AACGAACAAGAGGAAAACGCTGATGGTTGGCAACCTGCCCACAAGAAGCATCAGAAGCGGCCTCAAAAG ATTCATATGGAACATTGGGGTTCATATAAATGTCCAGCAAATGAGCAGCAATATTCACAGGAAGTCAACTATGATGGTGAAATGGACCCATCTGAAAATGAGCTTTCTGATTACAGAAGAGCTTGTGCAAGGCTATGGGAACTCGATTTAAACCGGTTGACACCTGGAAATGACTATGAACTTGATGTTGGTGAGGGAAAAAGGGTCCATGACAGGGAAGATATGGCAGAAGCCAGTCTCTTTTCATGGGTTAGTGAAGATGTTTTGAGGAAACCTACTTTTTCTCGTTTCTGTGCCTTGCTTGACAACTACAACCCACATGAAGGATATAAGGAAAAGGTAACAGAGGAAGAAAGACGGGAACAAGCCGCATTTGTTGAAGAGATTAGTAGAACTGCACCTATCAAGTACCTTTACAAGTATCTTTCAAGCAGTGGAATTTTCACTGAGAATTACCAGGAATTTAAGAGAATGCTAATAGATCTCTGGTTCACTCTTTATGGCCGAGGTGGTACTTCTGGATGCTCATCTTCTTttgaacatgtctttgttggaGAAATCAAGTCGCGTGGAGAACAACAAGTTTCAGGCTTTCACAACTGGCTTCAG TTTTACCTTGAGGAAGCAAAGGGCAAAGCAGATTATCAAGGTTATATCTTGCCTCGCAGAAACAGGCAATTT CCTGATTCCGAGACACAGTTGCTCACAGTTCAGTTTGAGTGGAATGGAATCCTCAAATCTCTGTCAAGCATGTTTGTAGGAGTAAGCCCGGAGTTTGAACTAGCCCTGTACACATTGTGCTTCTTTGCAGGAGGAGAGGAAAACCACATAGAGGTGGGTCCATACCCGGTTAATATCAAGTGTTATCGTCTAGGAAACAAAATTGGTTCTGCATTTCCTATAGCTCAggcctga